The proteins below are encoded in one region of Hordeum vulgare subsp. vulgare chromosome 3H, MorexV3_pseudomolecules_assembly, whole genome shotgun sequence:
- the LOC123442998 gene encoding uncharacterized protein LOC123442998 isoform X1: protein MAPPPELMDELVGEVLLLLPPDEPEHLFRAALVCKSWLRVVCDPSFRRRYRAFHGAPPLLGLLQRFQVLQETPPPRFTSTTSMPDFPYPGSDGQGKHPVPLDCRHGRVLIHVVQDEGLVFVVSDPVTGDRHVLPAPGIDWLICTAAVFCAADGCQHLDCQGGPFRVAFLATDDGDRLVKASVYSSATGAWSAPVSLDDGCQCYAQHMRDDIAENSYHLPYVMPRRAAVIGDEVYFTLRSAHKIVKYNLSINCLSMINPPPHRRSPIALMVMEDSSLGFACTESSTLYLWSKKVNSEAAAKWVKCRIIELKTIIPVVDPDYKPFVAGSAEGVGVIFINTDAGLFTVELKSGRVRKVDEPAQYFSVLPYMSFYAPDHGRLLTLAKTRPGPSVVQHVPPAQGPQLHGPPIFQTPAQPQTRHVGRKRLHRGTGRRKNKSYKI from the exons ATGGCGCCACCGCCGGAGCTGATGGACGAGCTCGTCGGCGAGGTTCTCCTACTCCTTCCTCCTGATGAGCCCGAGCACCTCTTCCGCGCCGCCCTCGTCTGTAAGTCGTGGCTCCGCGTCGTCTGCGACCCCTCTTTCCGCCGCCGCTACCGCGCCTTCCAcggagcccctcccctcctcggcCTCCTCCAAAGGTTCCAGGTCCTCCAAGAAACGCCCCCGCCCCGCTTCACCTCCACCACGTCGATGCCAGACTTCCCCTACCCGGGCTCCGATGGCCAGGGTAAGCACCCCGTTCCCCTCGACTGTCGCCACGGCCGCGTGCTCATCCACGTGGTGCAGGACGAGGGCCTGGTCTTCGTCGTCTCGGACCCCGTCACGGGCGACCGGCACGTCCTACCCGCGCCGGGCATCGACTGGCTCATCTGCACCGCCGCCGTGTTCTGCGCCGCGGATGGCTGCCAACATCTCGACTGCCAAGGCGGTCCCTTTCGCGTGGCCTTCCTGGCCACCGACGACGGCGACCGTCTCGTTAAGGCCAGCGTGTACTCATCTGCGACAGGTGCGTGGAGTGCGCCAGTATCTCTTGACGACGGTTGCCAATGCTATGCCCAGCACATGCGAGATGACATTGCAGAAAACAGCTACCACCTACCCTATGTCATGCCTCGGCGAGCAGCTGTCATTGGAGATGAAGTCTACTTCACACTTCGGTCTGCTCACAAAATCGTCAAGTACAACCTGTCAATCAACTGCTTATCCATGATTAACCCGCCTCCACACAGGAGGAGCCCAATTGCTCTCATGGTGATGGAGGACAGCTCGCTGGGGTTTGCCTGCACTGAGAGTTCTACTCTTTATCTGTGGTCAAAGAAGGTGAACTCAGAAGCAGCTGCAAAATGGGTGAAATGCAGGATCATCGAGCTCAAGACAATTATACCCGTTGTCGATCCAGATTACAAACCATTTGTGGCTGGTTCTGCAGAGGGTGTGGGTGTCATCTTCATAAACACAGATGCTGGCTTATTCACTGTAGAGCTGAAGTCAGGGCGAGTCAGGAAGGTTGACGAGCCCGCACAGTACTTTAGCGTCCTACCCTACATGAGCTTCTACGCTCCAG ATCATGGCAGACTGTTGACGCTAGCGAAGACCAGGCCCGGGCCGAGTGTAGTGCAACATGTGCCTCCGGCACAGGGCCCCCAGTTGCATGGGCCCCCGATTTTCCAAACACCAGCACAGCCGCAGACCAGGCATGTAGGCCGCAAGCGCTTGCACCGTGGGACTGGGCGCAGGAAAAACAAGTCGTACAAGATTTAG
- the LOC123442998 gene encoding uncharacterized protein LOC123442998 isoform X2, with amino-acid sequence MAPPPELMDELVGEVLLLLPPDEPEHLFRAALVCKSWLRVVCDPSFRRRYRAFHGAPPLLGLLQRFQVLQETPPPRFTSTTSMPDFPYPGSDGQGKHPVPLDCRHGRVLIHVVQDEGLVFVVSDPVTGDRHVLPAPGIDWLICTAAVFCAADGCQHLDCQGGPFRVAFLATDDGDRLVKASVYSSATGAWSAPVSLDDGCQCYAQHMRDDIAENSYHLPYVMPRRAAVIGDEVYFTLRRSPIALMVMEDSSLGFACTESSTLYLWSKKVNSEAAAKWVKCRIIELKTIIPVVDPDYKPFVAGSAEGVGVIFINTDAGLFTVELKSGRVRKVDEPAQYFSVLPYMSFYAPDHGRLLTLAKTRPGPSVVQHVPPAQGPQLHGPPIFQTPAQPQTRHVGRKRLHRGTGRRKNKSYKI; translated from the exons ATGGCGCCACCGCCGGAGCTGATGGACGAGCTCGTCGGCGAGGTTCTCCTACTCCTTCCTCCTGATGAGCCCGAGCACCTCTTCCGCGCCGCCCTCGTCTGTAAGTCGTGGCTCCGCGTCGTCTGCGACCCCTCTTTCCGCCGCCGCTACCGCGCCTTCCAcggagcccctcccctcctcggcCTCCTCCAAAGGTTCCAGGTCCTCCAAGAAACGCCCCCGCCCCGCTTCACCTCCACCACGTCGATGCCAGACTTCCCCTACCCGGGCTCCGATGGCCAGGGTAAGCACCCCGTTCCCCTCGACTGTCGCCACGGCCGCGTGCTCATCCACGTGGTGCAGGACGAGGGCCTGGTCTTCGTCGTCTCGGACCCCGTCACGGGCGACCGGCACGTCCTACCCGCGCCGGGCATCGACTGGCTCATCTGCACCGCCGCCGTGTTCTGCGCCGCGGATGGCTGCCAACATCTCGACTGCCAAGGCGGTCCCTTTCGCGTGGCCTTCCTGGCCACCGACGACGGCGACCGTCTCGTTAAGGCCAGCGTGTACTCATCTGCGACAGGTGCGTGGAGTGCGCCAGTATCTCTTGACGACGGTTGCCAATGCTATGCCCAGCACATGCGAGATGACATTGCAGAAAACAGCTACCACCTACCCTATGTCATGCCTCGGCGAGCAGCTGTCATTGGAGATGAAGTCTACTTCACACTTCG GAGGAGCCCAATTGCTCTCATGGTGATGGAGGACAGCTCGCTGGGGTTTGCCTGCACTGAGAGTTCTACTCTTTATCTGTGGTCAAAGAAGGTGAACTCAGAAGCAGCTGCAAAATGGGTGAAATGCAGGATCATCGAGCTCAAGACAATTATACCCGTTGTCGATCCAGATTACAAACCATTTGTGGCTGGTTCTGCAGAGGGTGTGGGTGTCATCTTCATAAACACAGATGCTGGCTTATTCACTGTAGAGCTGAAGTCAGGGCGAGTCAGGAAGGTTGACGAGCCCGCACAGTACTTTAGCGTCCTACCCTACATGAGCTTCTACGCTCCAG ATCATGGCAGACTGTTGACGCTAGCGAAGACCAGGCCCGGGCCGAGTGTAGTGCAACATGTGCCTCCGGCACAGGGCCCCCAGTTGCATGGGCCCCCGATTTTCCAAACACCAGCACAGCCGCAGACCAGGCATGTAGGCCGCAAGCGCTTGCACCGTGGGACTGGGCGCAGGAAAAACAAGTCGTACAAGATTTAG
- the LOC123443000 gene encoding cell division cycle-associated protein 7-like: protein MATTQPIASAEASSPAAQAKRRGRPPKGPLAAAEVEAPRTPSPVSPLTAAAEGYEREREARIRENMERMQKLGLVDLATRFNQSATPAGTGTGRGRWRRRPETPGSPADAAAPRIRTASSTPARRSLRLKSVEPVSYVEICEKKEKGLEGGRPFSIEEGCKEEVYTEEHEKLLGTCGTPWTLFVDGCDKDGKRIYDQVRGQTCHQCRQKTLGHRTRCCNCQIVQGQFCGDCLYMRYGENVLEAKSNPNWICPVCRGICNCSICRTKRGWFPTGNAYRKVVRLGYKSVAHYLIATNRAGAKSRDSSSADSSNELPCADEVSEHTPIAKQDADLSSNTMNDAGEVEQKEGNMKKAKDEVKAPRKKITAVKDEAKAPRKKITADVVCKDDGRSESGVTFDSLECHQDVGCVTPSKPEPKKKRKWVEARSPDCVASRLRSRSAPKS from the exons atgGCGACCACCCAGCCCATCGCCAGCGCGGAGGCCTCCTCCCCGGCGGCGCAGGCGAAGCGCCGCGGCCGCCCGCCCAAGGGCCCGCTGGCGGCGGCCGAGGTCGAGGCGCCGAGGACCCCGTCGCCCGTGTCCCCGCTGACGGCCGCGGCGGAAGGCTACGAGCGGGAGCGGGAGGCGAGGATCAGGGAGAACATGGAGCGGATGCAGAAGCTCGGCCTCGTCGACCTCGCCACCCGCTTCAACCAGTCCGCCACCCCCGCCGGCACCGGCACCGGTCGCGGCCGCTGGCGACGGAGGCCGGAGACGCCGGGCTCCCCCGCCGACGCCGCCGCTCCCAGGATCAGGACCGCCTCCTCGACGCCCGCGCGCCGGTCTCTCAG GTTGAAGAGCGTGGAGCCGGTTAGCTATGTTGAAATCTGCGAGAAAAAAGAGAAGGGTCTTGAAGGTGGAAGGCCTTTCTCGATTGAGGAAGGATGCAAGGAAGAAGTTTACACAGAAGAGCATGAGAAGCTTTTAGGTACATGTGGGACACCCTGGACTCTCTTTGTGGACGGTTGTGACAAGGATGGTAAGCGCATCTATGATCAAGTGAGGGGCCAAACCTGTCATCAGTGCCG CCAGAAAACTCTGGGTCATCGTACAAGATGCTGTAATTGCCAGATTGTCCAAGGGCAGTTCTGCGGAGATTGTTTGTACATGAG GTATGGTGAGAATGTGCTGGAAGCTAAGAGCAATCCTAATTGGATATGTCCGGTTTGTCGTGGCATTTGCAACTGCAGTATCTGCAGAACCAAGAGAGGATGGTTCCCTACTGGCAATGCATACCGGAAG GTTGTCAGACTTGGGTACAAATCAGTGGCACACTACCTCATTGCAACAAATCGAGCAGGAGCTAAATCAAGGGATTCAAGCTCAGCTGACTCCTCGAACGAGCTGCCATGTGCCGACGAGGTCTCTGAGCACACACCAATTGCCAAGCAGGATGCTGATCTGAGCAGCAACACGATGAATGATGCTGGTGAAGTTGAGCAGAAGGAAGGAAACATGAAGAAGGCCAAGGATGAAGTCAAGGCCCCCAGGAAGAAGATTACTGCTGTCAAGGATGAAGCCAAGGCCCCCAGGAAGAAGATTACTGCTGATGTGGTCTGCAAGGATGATGGCAGGAGCGAGTCCGGGGTGACATTTGATTCTCTGGAATGTCACCAGGATGTCGGCTGCGTCACTCCATCTAAGCCggagccgaagaagaagaggaagtgggTCGAAGCAAGAAGCCCTGACTGCGTCGCAAGCAGGCTGCGCTCCCGGTCTGCTCCCAAGTCATGA